CGACACCGTGAGGGTGTCCTTCAAGCAGTCCACCGACAACTCGATCCACGTCATGGACGACTACCTCGCGGACATCAAGAAGCAGTTCGAGAAGGCGAACCCCGGCAAGAAGGTCGAGCTCGTCCCCATCAAGGCCCCGGACTCGGAGTACTACACCAAGCTCCAGCAGATGCTCCGCTCCGCGAAGACCGCCCCCGACCTGGTCTACGAGGACACCTTCCTCATCAACTCCGACATCACCAGCGGGTACTTGAAGCCCCTGGACGCCTATCTCGCCAAGTGGCCCGACTGGAACCAGTTCATCGACACCGCGAAGGCCGCCGCGAAGGCCGAGGACGGGAAGACGTACGGCGTCCCGGACGGCACCGACACCCGCGGACTCTGGTTCGACAAGGGGATCTTCGCGAAGGCCGGTCTCCCCACCGACTGGCAGCCGAAGACCTGGGACGAGATCCTGGACGCGGCCCGCACGATCAAGCGCAGGGTCCCGGACGTGACACCCCTCAACGTCTACACCGGCAAACCGGCCGGCGAGGCGGCCACCATGCAGGGCTTCGAGATGCTGCTCTACGGGACGAGCGACGGGACCGGCGACGGCACCACCGACCCCCTCTACGACTCGACGTCCAAGAAGTGGATCGCCGGCGGCCAGGGCTTCAAGGACGCCCTCGCCTTCGTCGAGACGGTCTACCGGGAGAAGCTCGGCCCGGACGTCTCCACCGCCCTCGACCCCAACATCCAGACCATCGTCCGCGGCGACCTGCTCCCCAAG
Above is a window of Streptomyces griseorubiginosus DNA encoding:
- a CDS encoding extracellular solute-binding protein; this translates as MPVRPTAATTALLTTALAAAATLTACGGGSGSDPDTVRVSFKQSTDNSIHVMDDYLADIKKQFEKANPGKKVELVPIKAPDSEYYTKLQQMLRSAKTAPDLVYEDTFLINSDITSGYLKPLDAYLAKWPDWNQFIDTAKAAAKAEDGKTYGVPDGTDTRGLWFDKGIFAKAGLPTDWQPKTWDEILDAARTIKRRVPDVTPLNVYTGKPAGEAATMQGFEMLLYGTSDGTGDGTTDPLYDSTSKKWIAGGQGFKDALAFVETVYREKLGPDVSTALDPNIQTIVRGDLLPKGKLGINLDGSWLPQDWLEGSGHEWPEWSSRLGLAYMPTQHGQAPGKVSMSGGWTWSVPAKAANPDLAFEFVKTMQTKANAQKWYVANSGIAVRKDVAEDPAYAKAQPSIRFFTDLVASTHYRPAYPAYPKVSTAIQEAMEGVTTGDRSVADAASGYDDTLKEVTDGQVTTR